The nucleotide sequence GGTTGATATCAATCTTGATAAAAGGCTTTTTGTAGGGATACAAATCGGCTGCTTTAATTTTTCCGACATAAATTTTATCTAAGTACCAATTTCCATTCAACGTTACCTTATGAAACTTCATTTCACCACCGTCTGATTTTAAAATCAACACATTCTGCTTTAATTCATACGAAGTAGCTTGCGACAAAGCTTTTCTGTAGTCATCACTTTTCACTTTTTCACACGCCATCATGGTCGAAATAAAATCAGCAGGAAAACTAATTTCTTGATTTTTCTTCAAAGTCGCTTTTCCGTTGATTCTGTTGCAACCATCGTATCCGTAAACCGATAAATTTTCAGCACTTTCAAAAGTCAAAGTGGGCAAACCTTCTTTAAAATCTTTCGCTAAATCTTTACTAAAACTTGCGCTAGCAAGTTCCCAATTTCCATTTAAAACCGATTGATCTTCTTTAATCTCTTTTTTAACCGCACAAGATACAATAAGGCTTGCTACCGCTAAAAACACAAAAACTTTTTTCATATTTATTTTAATTTCGATAAAAATAAAAAAAGCTCCGCAAAATGCGAAGCTTTTAACTATTCGTTATGTAAAAAAGCTTGTCGTTCTAATAGCACTTCTTCACTTTCCACATGATTATCATCGGGCACACAACAATCAACTGGGCAAACAGCTGCACATTGTGGCTCTTCGTGAAAACCTTTACACTCGGTACATTTTCCAGGAACAATGTAATAAATATCGTCCGAAATCGGTGTTTGTGCATCGTCTGCATCTACTTCCGAACCGTCTGGTAAAATCACTTTTCCGTTTAATTTTGTACCATCTTTCCAACGCCAATCGTCGGCACCTTCATATATTGCTGTATTTGGGCACTCCGGCTCGCAGGCACCACAATTTATACATTCATCGGTTATTATAATTGCCATAGCAAGGATTTTATTTAATTAATGTAACTTTGCACAAAAGTACTGCATAAACAATTTACAAACAAATCTATATGATTTTAGAAGATAAAAAAAAGGCTTTTATACAATTGGGGCACTTTTTAAAACAATTTACTACGACACCCTACCAACAAAACCCCGAGGTGTTGTGCAACGAATTGTTTTTTGAGCCGTTTATTGGTCTAATTAACCAATTACACCACAGCAACAGTTGGTTTAAACGCGAACAACTAGAATTTGCATTCAAATCGTGGAGCGATGCGTTAACAAATGATCATCTAACCAAATGGCTCGCTGCATATGATTTTCAGGAAGAACCTTTAAAAACAATAGGGTTGGTGTTGGCTGGAAACATTCCAATGGTGGGTTTCCATGACATTTTATCAGTGTTGATATCGGGCAATAAGGCATTAATCAAATTATCTTCAAACGATGAATTACTGATTCCTGTTTTGTTGAAATACCTTGAAACAGTTGAACCCGAGCTTAAAAATCGATATGAAATTACAAAAGATAAACTACAAAATTTTGATGCAGTAATTGCCACAGGAAGCAACAACACCGCACGATATTTTGAATATTATTTTGGAAAGCACCCTCATATTATCCGTAAAAACCGAAATTCGGTTGCTGTTTTAAATGGCAATGAATCAAAAGAAGATTTGGTGGCTTTGGGTGAAGATATTTTTAGGTATTACGGTTTGGGTTGCAGAAATGTATCGAAACTTTTCGTGCCAAAAAATTACAATTTTGATTTGTTTTTTGAAGCAATGTTTGCTTTTAAAGACCTTATAGACGACGATAAATACGCCAATAATTACGATTACAACAAAGCTGTTTTTTTAATGAGCAATTTTAATTTGCTAGACAACGGTTTTATGACAATTAAAGAAGACACAGGATATACCTCTCCTATTTCATCTGTTTTTTATGAGTTTTATGATGATATAAACGAAGTTAAAAAGCGATTAAATACCGATAAGGAAAAAATTCAATGTGTTGTTTCCAACCAAATAATAGAAAATAGTTTGCCTTTTGGAACCACACAAACCCCACAACTTTGGGATTATGCAGATAATGTGGATACAATGAAATTTTTATTATCTTTATAAATGATTCAAGAGGCTGTCCAAAAAGTTTGGGCAGCCCTTTTTTTGTTGTGTTTTCTCTAAAAAATTCGTATTTTAGAGTTGAACAAAAAACCCAACTATGGCTAAGGTAACATTTAAAAATCAAACAGGCAACTCTCCAGAACTTTTCCCTATCAATATTTTTGATTTGATTCCAGAAGACCACCCCGTTCGGTTGGTGGATTCGGTGGTTAATCAATTGGATATCAGCGATATTACAAATCTTTACTTAGGCGGAGGTTGCTCTGCATATCATCCGATAATGATGATTAAAGTGTTGTTTTACAGCTATTTGTCCAACGTTTATTCGTGTAGAAAAATCGCCAAAGCCCTTACCGAAAACATTCATTTTATGTACATTTCGGGAAATTCTACGCCAAATTTTAGAACCATCAACGAATTTAGAGGGAAAATTTTGAAGGAGAAAATCAAAGATTTGTTTGCCGAAGTGGTGAAAATGCTGGTAGAATTGGGCTACATCAGCCTTGATGTTCAGTATATTGACGGCACAAAAATAGAGGCAAAAATCCAATAAATACACCTTCGTTTGGCGGGGTTCTGTGGAAAAGTACAAAGAAAAATTAGAAGTTAAAATCAATACGATTCTTTCAGATATTGAAAACAGTATTCAATCAGATAATCAAGAACTTAACAAGGAAGAACTGCCCAAAAAAATCAATTCCGAAGAACTAAAAGAGAAGTTATCTGAATTGAACAAAAAACTAAAAGAACCTACCAAAAAACAGGCAAAAGAGCTACAAAAACTTCAGGATGAGCATCTTCTAAAATTAGAAAAATACGAAAAAGACCTAGAAACTTTAGGCGATAGGAATTCTTACAGCAAAACCGACCCCGACGCTACTTTTATGCGGATGAAGGAAGATCACATTAAAAACGGACAGCTTAAACCGGCTTATAATACGCAGATTTCAACTGAAAACCAGTTTATTACACACATCTCTATCCATCAAAAACCTGGTGACACCACCACTTTAGAATCTCATTTGGAAGGTTTTGAAAATGCTTACAAAAAACAAAGCAAAGAAGTGGTTGCCGATGCAGGATACGGAAGTGAGGAGAATTACGAAATGCTTGAAAATAAGAGCGTTACAGCGTATATGAAGTATAATTATTTTCATGCAGAACAGAAAAAGAAGATGGAAAACAATCCGTTTTTGGTTCAGAATTTATTCTATAACCAAGAACAAGATTTTTACGTTTGTCCGATGGGTCAACGAATGGAAAATATAGGCAAAGGCAAACGAATATCGAGCAACGGACACGAATCGCAAGTGTCTTATTATCAAGCTAAAAACTGCAACAATTGTCCGCTTCGAGGGGAATGTTTCAATGCGAAAGGCAAACGAAAAATAGAAGTCAATCACCGTTTGAATGAGCTTAAAGAAAAAGCGAGAAATTTATTGACGAGCGAGAAAGGGCTGGAACACCGAAGCAAACGCCCGATAGAAGTAGAAGCTGTCTTTGGTCAACTTAAAAGTAATAATAAATTTAACAGATTTACATTCAAAGGATTAGAAAAAGTAGAATTAGAATTTCTACTGATGGCTCTTGGGCATAATTTTAGAAAAATGGTGGCCAAAGGAGCGACTTCTAAGAAAATTGTTGTAAAAACCGCAAAAAGAGGTTCAAAAATGATTTTTGAAATTGAAATTTTCATTTTTAAGCATCAAGAATTTTCTTCAACTAAAAATAATCACCACAATTTTCACTATCAAAAATTAGCCGCATAAAAAAAGACTGCCTTTTTGGACAGCCTCTTTGTAATATCCTTTTTTAATTTCTCTTGATTAAAAAAATTGTTTGTTTTTTACTTTTGCTTTTGCTTTCTTTAAAATATGTTAATTCTCTATGAATCCCTTTCCTTTTTATTATCCAAACACTTGGAGTACTAGAACAAATATTTAAATATTTATATTTTTCGATATAGTTTAAACTGTCTATATAAAACCCTTTTTGTTTACATTTTAAAAACAAACTATCTTCGCGTCTTTCCCAAGTTCCTCTATTAAATTGTGCACAAGTTTCAAATGAATATGTTTTATCTTTATACAAAGTCAAAATTTCACTTGGAATTAAAGAACTTCTCTGGTAAAATATTTTTTCTTTTAAAGTTTTTGGAGGTGTATAAACGACCGGATAATTTACCATTTGATCTATATTACCCATTTGATCTATACTACTACAAGAAAAAAAGGTTAATATCAAAAATATTAAAATAATTCTCATCAATACTAAGGGTTTATTTCAAGATGATTTGTTATATAATTATTAGTAGCTCCCTCAAATTCAATGATTTTGTCAATCAGTAAATCTAAATTATCTTTAGTTTCATTGGAATTAACATAATATTTCATATCATAGAGATATTCTATAACTTCTTCTGCCTCAGTTGATGTATAAAGTACATTTGAGGAAAACGGATTTTGTGTTAAATCAACAATTTTAGGCATAATTGATGACAATAAATCAACTGTGCGAACTGCAAACGTATAATCTAAATTAGTATAATTAAAATCTTCTGAAATTTGATAATATATTCCAACATATAAATCACCTCCTGGGTGTTGATAAAGATAGTCATCTCTAAAACTATATGAAGCAGGTGATAAAACTACGGAAGAAACTGGACGTGTAGAATCTTTACCATCATGCTCTTCATCTACTTTATCTTTTAAACACATATCAGAGCACTCTGCTAAATACTCATACTGTGGATCCATACCTTCATAACAGAATCCTTCATGAGATGGACATGGGCTTGCGCAAACTTCAGTCGAACTTTTTCCGAAAAGTCCTTTTTGCTCTAACCTCTTGTTAATTTCATTTTGGAAACTTGATTTAATCAACTTACCTTTAAACTGCCTTTTAGGATTTTTAATATATACTATATTTTTTGAAGTTTCAAAATATAGATTATTAACATTGCTTATATCATTAAAAGACAAATAATAGGTATCTAAAACATCTTTATTAATTTTAACAAAACCTTGTTCCGATTCTCTTTTAAAAACATTTATACTATACTTTAATATATTATTTTTATCAGTATTTTTCTCTAAAGTTACATAACCAATTATATTTTCTATCTTAAGCATATTTTCACTAACATTATTACTAAATATGAATATGCTTGTAATTTTAGTTTTATCAGTTGTTAATGAATAATAAAAATCATCTATCTGCTCATTTTTTATTGACCAAAATTTATATGGACTTTCAGCATAGTCATACAAAGAAGCTTTGAATTGTTGATTACCAATTTTTAATTTCTCTGTTGTACTTTTGGGGTCACAATTACAATCTAATATTTCATCATTTTTAGAACATGCAGTTAAAAAAAATGAACATACAATACAATACAATACTAAAAAATGTTTTCATGATAATTTAATATAAAAATTAATATCAAATATAAAAAAAAATTATATTTTTATAAAAAATTTAATTAAAAAATGATGGATCAAATTCAGCAGATTGTAAATCAGCTTACACAGAAAGAAGTATCGGGCAGCAACAACATTTCTGACAATTTAGCAGGAGATGTGGCAAAAGAAACAGGCAGTTCATTAATGGAAGGATTGCAAAATGCCGTTTCGGGCGGTAATATGGGCGAATTAATGAA is from Paenimyroides aestuarii and encodes:
- a CDS encoding 4Fe-4S dicluster domain-containing protein; the protein is MAIIITDECINCGACEPECPNTAIYEGADDWRWKDGTKLNGKVILPDGSEVDADDAQTPISDDIYYIVPGKCTECKGFHEEPQCAAVCPVDCCVPDDNHVESEEVLLERQAFLHNE
- a CDS encoding acyl-CoA reductase, encoding MILEDKKKAFIQLGHFLKQFTTTPYQQNPEVLCNELFFEPFIGLINQLHHSNSWFKREQLEFAFKSWSDALTNDHLTKWLAAYDFQEEPLKTIGLVLAGNIPMVGFHDILSVLISGNKALIKLSSNDELLIPVLLKYLETVEPELKNRYEITKDKLQNFDAVIATGSNNTARYFEYYFGKHPHIIRKNRNSVAVLNGNESKEDLVALGEDIFRYYGLGCRNVSKLFVPKNYNFDLFFEAMFAFKDLIDDDKYANNYDYNKAVFLMSNFNLLDNGFMTIKEDTGYTSPISSVFYEFYDDINEVKKRLNTDKEKIQCVVSNQIIENSLPFGTTQTPQLWDYADNVDTMKFLLSL
- a CDS encoding META domain-containing protein, producing the protein MKKVFVFLAVASLIVSCAVKKEIKEDQSVLNGNWELASASFSKDLAKDFKEGLPTLTFESAENLSVYGYDGCNRINGKATLKKNQEISFPADFISTMMACEKVKSDDYRKALSQATSYELKQNVLILKSDGGEMKFHKVTLNGNWYLDKIYVGKIKAADLYPYKKPFIKIDINQPVFSGNTACNAINGQLLMYQNTMKFNHITSTRMFCEGVNEKVFTDALEKVTHYKLEGTRLILLEKEKKIMELVQQYE